GAGCTCCGCATAATCAAGACCCCGGAGGAGATAGAGGTCATAGAAGCAGCTTGTAAAATAGCCGACCAGGCCATGATGGCCGCCCTGGAGGAGATAAGTGAGGGCAAGCGCGAGAGGGAGATAGCCGCTAAAATGGAGTACGTCATGAAGATGAACGGCGCAGAGAAGCCGGCCTTCGACACGATAATAGCGAGCGGATGGCGTTCAGCCCTCCCGCACGGGATAGCGAGCGACAAGAGGATAGAGAAGGGCGATCTGGTCGTCATCGATGAGGGCGCCCTCTACAGGCACTACCACTCGGACATGACGAGGACGATAGTTGTGGGCAGTCCAAACGAGAAGCAGAAGGAAATCTACGAAATCGTCCTGGAGGCCCAGAGGAAGGGCGTCGAGGCGGCAAGGCCCGGGATTACGGCCAAAGAGCTTGACACCATCGTGAGGGACGTCATAGCGGAGTACGGCTACGGTGACTACTTCATTCACTCAACCGGGCACGGCGTCGGCCTTGAGATACACGAGTGGCCGCGCGTAAGCCAGATGGATGAGACCGTTCTCAAGCCGGGGATGGTGATAACGGTCGAGCCCGGCATATACATCCCCAAGTTCGGCGGCGTCAGGATAGAGGACACCATAGTCATCACGGAGAACGGCGCCAGAAGGCTCACCAAGACGGAGAGGGAGCTCATCTGACTCCCGCTCCCGTTCTTGACAACTTTTTAAACCCAAGAGGTCGACCCTTCTAAGGAGGTGAAAGAGTGCAGATAATCCACCAGGACGTCAAGGAGGGCAAGGTGAAGGTCAAGGCCGAGACCCTGGATGACCTTTGGCACCTCTACCACATAATTGACCCAGGTGACACGGTTTACGCCAAAACGCTCCGCAAGCAGAGCCAGAGGAGCGATTCTCTGAGGGCCGAGAAGGTCGAGGTAATCCCGGTTTTCCTCGGCGTTAGGGCCGAGAAGATAAACTTCCACAAGTTCGCCAACCAGGTTCGCGTTACCGGTCCGATAGTCTACGCGAGCAGGGAGGATGTTCCCCTCGGCAAGTACCACACGATAGCAATAGAGGAAGGGACCATTGTAACGATCCAGAAGCCCCGCTGGAAGGAGCACCACATCGAAAGGCTGAAGGAGGCTGTAGAAGCCTCCAAGAGGGCGAGGGTAATGATAGTCGTCATCGACGACGGTGAGGCAGACATGGCCCTCGTAAGGGAGTACGGGGTTGAGATACTCACGAGCATAAGGCACAACCTCGGCGGGAAGAGATACAACACCGATCGCGAGAGCGAGGAGAAGAAGTTCTTCCACGACGTTGCCAAAACCATGGAGGAAGTGATGAGGCGCGAGAAGGTCGAGAAGGCTATCGTTGCCGGCCCCGGCTTCGTCAAGGAAGACTTCTACAAGTTCCTGCAGGA
Above is a window of Thermococcus sp. DNA encoding:
- a CDS encoding M24 family metallopeptidase codes for the protein ELRIIKTPEEIEVIEAACKIADQAMMAALEEISEGKREREIAAKMEYVMKMNGAEKPAFDTIIASGWRSALPHGIASDKRIEKGDLVVIDEGALYRHYHSDMTRTIVVGSPNEKQKEIYEIVLEAQRKGVEAARPGITAKELDTIVRDVIAEYGYGDYFIHSTGHGVGLEIHEWPRVSQMDETVLKPGMVITVEPGIYIPKFGGVRIEDTIVITENGARRLTKTERELI
- a CDS encoding mRNA surveillance protein pelota; translated protein: MQIIHQDVKEGKVKVKAETLDDLWHLYHIIDPGDTVYAKTLRKQSQRSDSLRAEKVEVIPVFLGVRAEKINFHKFANQVRVTGPIVYASREDVPLGKYHTIAIEEGTIVTIQKPRWKEHHIERLKEAVEASKRARVMIVVIDDGEADMALVREYGVEILTSIRHNLGGKRYNTDRESEEKKFFHDVAKTMEEVMRREKVEKAIVAGPGFVKEDFYKFLQENYPELAKKVVIEDTSVTGRTGIYEVIKRGTVERVYHENRVTKEIQLVEKVLENIAKNNGLAAYGLREVEEAVNYGAVETLLVLDELLKGEHREKIEELMDAVRYSRGEVVVVSSEHEGGDKLKALGGLAALLRFRVK